GCAGCCAACCATGATAAGATTACCGAGTTCTTCATACTGATATTTGCCAGTCTTATTGGTATGTCGTACATGGTATCAGCAGGTGATTTTATTATGCTTTATCTAGGTCTGGAACTCGCTACAATGCCGGTATGTGCTTTGGCTGCCTTTGACAAATACAAAAGGGTATCTGCCGAGGCCGGTATCAAGCTGATTTATTCATCTGCATTCTCAACTGCATTAATGCTAATGGGAATAACATTTATTTATGCAGTCTCCGGATCAGTCTACTTTGATGATATAGCCCTGTCATTCCAGCCAGATGCAATGTCTATGTTGGGCATGACCTTCATCCTGTCTGGTTTTGCCTTCAAAATCTCATTAGTGCCTTTTCACCTATGGGCGGCCGACGTATATGAGGGTGCTCCTGTTGCCGTAACATCCTACCTGTCTGTTGTATCCAAAGGAGCTGCACTCTTTGTCTTAACCTGGGTTCTTTACAATGTCTTTGGAAGTGCATCAGAGATCTGGCGTCAGTTGCTTGTTGTATTGGCATTCCTGACCATGACCATAGGTAATCTCTTTGCCCTTCGTCAGGAAAATATGAAAAGATTTCTGGCCTTTTCAAGTATTGCACAGGCAGGTTTTATCCTGTTGGGTGTTCTAGGAGAAGGACAACTGGGAATGGGAACCGTGCTGTTCTTTTTAACTGCATATGTATTTACCAATATAGCCGCCTTTTCAGTTGTTGCCGCTATTGATGACGCTACTGGGAAAGAAAATATTTCTGATTACAATGGGTTATATAAAACCAACAAGCAACTCTCCCTAATCCTGATGCTGGCTCTCTTTTCATTAGCCGGAATCCCTCCTGTAGCCGGTTTCTTTGGTAAGCTCTTCCTGTTTAATGCAGCTGCATCACAAGGTTATTACTGGTTGGTATTTATAGCCGTCATTAATGCAACTATATCATTGTATTATTATCTGCGCCCGGTGCGTGCTATGTTTATTGAAAAGAATGACGCACCGATACCCTTTTTCAAATCGGATTGGTATATGCGCATATGTCTGATTCTTTGTGTACTCGGAATTTTCATTACCGGTTTTGTTAGTGCTATATTCGAATATATTCTAAGCGTTAGTTAATCAAGACCTTGCAACAATATAATTACATGAAGTCTCTGAATAAAGTAAAGCCGCAGATTGAAGAGATAAACGGCCTAAGATGCGTGATCGTTGAACAGAACATTGATGAAAGTCGTGCCGACTTCCTGACCAGGTTACTACTTCACAACGGTTATGCTGTGGAAAAGAGTGTTGATGCGGAGGGTAAAATAACTTTAGGGGTAACCGACCTGCTCTTCAATCCTGTTATTGATGTATACAAACGTCGTTTAAGAAGTTTTACAGGACATAAGGTTACTCCTGCTTATTGGTTGCAGTTGTCCGACACCGAGACTATTGATGAAGTGCAATACTGGGGGAAAAAGTAGTATGGAAGGGTAACTAAAACCGGAAGACTGCGCTCAGCTTTATACCAAACTTCCGAGGGTCGTCACCCTCGGAATCAGGCTGCAGATATGAAAGCCGGTGAAATGCTTCTACTCTGAAGAAACTAAAGATATTTTCAATACCATAGGACACTTCCATATAAGGCTTATCCCAGCTTAGTGTTCGGAAACCTGAAAAAGGAGTTCCATCATCCTTATATCGAGGCAATATACCTCCGGGATTAGTAAGTGGGTCATAGAAACCGTTGCGGGCCTCATCGAAACTTCCCCACGCAACCGAAGCAGTGGCAACAGAACGCCATCTCAATTTTTTAATCAATGGTAGACGGTCAAGTATAAAACCATCCTGCCTGAAGGTAAGGAATAGTGTTGCCGCATTGTCAGCAACAAACTCCCCATAATCTATCATATTAAAGGTATTGGCTGTTCTAAACCAGGACTCATTTGCATGAAAAAGAGTTAACAGGGGATAGGGCAAAGGTGAGTAGACTTTGTTCCATGCAGCATTGTATGATAAGCTTCCAACGCTTCCCAGCAGTATGTTCTGCCTAATACCTAGCATCAGCTTATGATATTGGAAATCACTTCCAAACACGCCCTTAAAACCATAGGTATAAGACAGCGTATAGACAGGAGCATTTGACAGAGATACAGGGAAGCGATTGTTTTTATCCACTATAAAGCTGGCCCTGGGTTGATATATAGAAGTAAGGTTGACTTCACTAACTGACATATCTGACGACAGCCGGCTACGTGCCTCATCTGTGTAATATGCAAAATTCAGATCAGGCGATGCAGGAGTATAGGTCTTGTTCATAAACACCAGTTTCTGGGTAAAGTTCTTGAACAAGTCTGTCTCAAACCATGCTCTCGCTATCCTTGTGTACATCATTTTATCTGTACCACCGAAGGATGACGCAAAGGAACCAAAACTGCTCTGACTGTAAAACACGTCCTCGGCTCCCATCCTCTCAACATCATAGCGGTATTGCACGCCAAGCTTTGTCCAGCTCCTCCTTGCCAAAAAGCGCTCTACGTTCAACTCATATTTCAGATGTTTATCTTCCGTACCATAAGCAGCATAGCCACTCAGCACCCAGTCTCGGTCAAACCCGGGTGTAGTCCTGCCTCCAACCCTGAAACGGTGCCCTTCCACATCGTTGTAGTTATACAGTAATAACCACGGTCCCAGATCAAAATATCCAACATTGTAATAACCTTTTACAGCCATAGTAAGAAACATCCCCCAGGTACGCATCCATTTGTTCTCTCTGAGAGACTCAATCGAACTGATAGTAGCCAGGTCATGTCTGTCAAGCTGTCGTGGTCTGATCCTCTCCCAGTCCTCATCACTATAATATTCTGCTTCCGGTAATACCTCGAGTTCGGTATCAAAAAACTTCACTGGATAAGAAGTCTGCTCAAAACTGCTTTTCTCAACATAGTTGCTCAAAAAGATATTGACCGCGTCCACGAGGACGCGGGTCTTGACAGGCAACCAGGCACCTCCCTCAACAGGTTCCATATCCTGCCTTATTCTTATCCTGTCGATAAAGTTGATATTGGCATCCTTTCCAAGCTCCAGAGCAAGCCTTTTTACAGCAAAGGTTGTGTCGTTAATCCAGACCGTTCCATTAAATGTCAGATCCCCGCTACGCTTGGGTACAACCCTAAGTTCATAACAGTAACGTCCGTCAATATCGAGGGAATCGACAAGGTAGTACTTATAGTAGAAGAGGCCGGCTGTTGAAACCGGAGAGACAAAATTCCTCTCAAGTAGCCTTACGTAGTTGTCGTAGAAGTTGAAGCTGGCGGCCTTCTGGAATAAACCTGTTAGCATAGAAATCTCTTCTGCATCAAAGAGACTGGTTGAACGTGAGGCCTTGACAAGAACCTTTTCACGCTTTGGATAGCGAAGGTAATGAACATCCGAACTTGCCTCATTCATGTAAATCGGCAGAGCCGGTTCCGATCCTTCCTCCGCCCTTATTGAAAGCCGGGCAAAAATACTTGTGCTATCAATATCCCTGGGTTCTTTACCAAGAGTACGAAGATAGACCTCTGTCTTGGCATAGGCTTCAAGACTGTATTGATCCAAACGCTCAATATTGTTCTTGTCCCTGTTTGCCCACACCTTTCGCAAAAGTTCGTGTGCCGGGTTCTCTCCCGGCACAACGACAACTTCTGAAAGAGCAAGGGAAGAAGCATAGAGGCTGAAATTCAACACCTGTACCCTGCCCTTTTCAATTACTTTTCTTTCCTCTCTGTAGCCAAGGACTGAAACAGCAAGACTATCGCCTGGATGGTCGGTCTCCAGAGAATAATGCCCTTCAAAATCGGTAACTGTCCCCACATGCGTACCTTTGAAATACACATTTGCAAATGCAAGGGGCTCTGAAGTCTGGGCATCAATAACCCGCCCCTGAACAATGGTCCTTTGTGCTGTAATTGGCATAAACCCTGACAGCAGGATCAGTACGGGCAGTATCCTTAGCAATTTTCTCCGATTCTATTCAATTACCAGTTTGGCCGAACGCTTGCCTACCTTGTTACAGTGGGCAACTACCTCAACAACATCCCCAGCCTGTAGTGAACCTATCTCATAGGTAAAGATAGCATGATCACTGTCACCTTGCTTTTCGGCCTTTAATAATTCCTTTTGTTCCCCGTTGAGCAATATCTCCACCTGATCAACATAGTGGCTTGCCACATCCTTTACTGAATGGGCAGCATCAATAGATAGGACTCCGCTCTCGGCATCGTAGCTGAGACCCACACTCTTGGGAGGATGAGC
The genomic region above belongs to Xiashengella succiniciproducens and contains:
- a CDS encoding NADH-quinone oxidoreductase subunit N; this translates as MTFQQLLLMGHELMLVIAAVVIIVTELLVSDKNKGIVVPIAIALLFITMALTIAFPAEGRIFGGMYVADSLRTVVKLIMDIATILVLLQSNRWIKAAANHDKITEFFILIFASLIGMSYMVSAGDFIMLYLGLELATMPVCALAAFDKYKRVSAEAGIKLIYSSAFSTALMLMGITFIYAVSGSVYFDDIALSFQPDAMSMLGMTFILSGFAFKISLVPFHLWAADVYEGAPVAVTSYLSVVSKGAALFVLTWVLYNVFGSASEIWRQLLVVLAFLTMTIGNLFALRQENMKRFLAFSSIAQAGFILLGVLGEGQLGMGTVLFFLTAYVFTNIAAFSVVAAIDDATGKENISDYNGLYKTNKQLSLILMLALFSLAGIPPVAGFFGKLFLFNAAASQGYYWLVFIAVINATISLYYYLRPVRAMFIEKNDAPIPFFKSDWYMRICLILCVLGIFITGFVSAIFEYILSVS
- a CDS encoding DUF5686 and carboxypeptidase-like regulatory domain-containing protein, which encodes MLRILPVLILLSGFMPITAQRTIVQGRVIDAQTSEPLAFANVYFKGTHVGTVTDFEGHYSLETDHPGDSLAVSVLGYREERKVIEKGRVQVLNFSLYASSLALSEVVVVPGENPAHELLRKVWANRDKNNIERLDQYSLEAYAKTEVYLRTLGKEPRDIDSTSIFARLSIRAEEGSEPALPIYMNEASSDVHYLRYPKREKVLVKASRSTSLFDAEEISMLTGLFQKAASFNFYDNYVRLLERNFVSPVSTAGLFYYKYYLVDSLDIDGRYCYELRVVPKRSGDLTFNGTVWINDTTFAVKRLALELGKDANINFIDRIRIRQDMEPVEGGAWLPVKTRVLVDAVNIFLSNYVEKSSFEQTSYPVKFFDTELEVLPEAEYYSDEDWERIRPRQLDRHDLATISSIESLRENKWMRTWGMFLTMAVKGYYNVGYFDLGPWLLLYNYNDVEGHRFRVGGRTTPGFDRDWVLSGYAAYGTEDKHLKYELNVERFLARRSWTKLGVQYRYDVERMGAEDVFYSQSSFGSFASSFGGTDKMMYTRIARAWFETDLFKNFTQKLVFMNKTYTPASPDLNFAYYTDEARSRLSSDMSVSEVNLTSIYQPRASFIVDKNNRFPVSLSNAPVYTLSYTYGFKGVFGSDFQYHKLMLGIRQNILLGSVGSLSYNAAWNKVYSPLPYPLLTLFHANESWFRTANTFNMIDYGEFVADNAATLFLTFRQDGFILDRLPLIKKLRWRSVATASVAWGSFDEARNGFYDPLTNPGGILPRYKDDGTPFSGFRTLSWDKPYMEVSYGIENIFSFFRVEAFHRLSYLQPDSEGDDPRKFGIKLSAVFRF